In Elusimicrobiota bacterium, the following are encoded in one genomic region:
- a CDS encoding 4Fe-4S binding protein — translation MPFLEGDPKSFPRVIISDGSMADNHTGNWRTMRPVIHAESCTGCQICWKYCPEACVRLTDKVPIIGMDYCKGCGICVEECPAGCVEFLAEATP, via the coding sequence ATGCCTTTTCTTGAAGGCGATCCCAAGTCGTTTCCGCGCGTCATCATCTCGGACGGGTCGATGGCCGACAACCATACCGGCAACTGGCGCACCATGCGCCCGGTCATCCATGCCGAGTCCTGCACTGGCTGCCAAATCTGCTGGAAGTATTGCCCAGAAGCCTGCGTCCGGCTGACGGACAAGGTCCCCATTATCGGCATGGACTACTGCAAAGGCTGCGGGATATGCGTCGAGGAGTGCCCAGCCGGCTGCGTCGAGTTCCTGGCCGAGGCGACGCCATGA
- a CDS encoding 4Fe-4S dicluster domain-containing protein has product MIDILKNRLKQGYRTSDFPDGDPGLPERFRGRPLIRRELCAAGCAACIDACPTSALETRQADAKEGGQRDFLALDLGRCLFCAECTAACPEGAVAFTKDHRLAASRREDLLVTGDEAKLADSLGAEMRRLFGRSLKLRQVSAGGCSACEAELAALGNVVFDLGRFGIQFVASPRHADGLVITGPVTRNMSQALRIAYEAVPPPRLVIAVGACGISGGPFVGSEDHLGGAAAVVPVDLFIPGCPPHPVTILDGLLRLLGRL; this is encoded by the coding sequence ATGATCGATATCCTCAAGAACCGTCTTAAGCAAGGCTATCGGACGTCGGATTTCCCGGACGGGGACCCCGGCCTTCCGGAGCGCTTCCGGGGAAGGCCGCTGATCCGCCGGGAGCTCTGCGCCGCGGGTTGCGCGGCCTGCATAGACGCCTGCCCTACGTCGGCGCTTGAGACGCGCCAAGCCGACGCCAAGGAGGGCGGCCAGAGGGATTTCCTCGCCCTTGATCTGGGCCGCTGCCTTTTCTGCGCCGAGTGCACCGCGGCCTGCCCGGAGGGGGCCGTCGCTTTCACCAAGGACCATCGCCTGGCGGCCAGCCGCCGGGAGGACTTGCTCGTGACCGGTGACGAGGCGAAGCTGGCCGATTCTTTGGGGGCGGAGATGCGGCGGCTCTTCGGGCGTTCGCTGAAGCTTCGGCAGGTCAGCGCCGGCGGCTGCAGCGCCTGCGAGGCGGAGCTGGCCGCGCTCGGCAACGTCGTCTTCGATCTCGGGCGCTTCGGTATACAGTTCGTGGCCTCGCCCCGCCACGCCGACGGCCTCGTCATCACCGGACCGGTGACCCGCAACATGAGCCAGGCCCTGCGCATCGCCTACGAGGCAGTTCCGCCTCCGCGCCTGGTGATCGCCGTCGGCGCCTGCGGCATCAGCGGCGGGCCTTTCGTCGGTTCAGAGGACCATCTCGGAGGGGCGGCCGCGGTGGTGCCGGTGGATCTCTTCATCCCGGGCTGTCCGCCGCATCCGGTGACCATCCTGGACGGGCTTCTTAGGCTGCTGGGGCGGCTGTGA
- a CDS encoding hydrogenase, with amino-acid sequence MPIYLLLVGIPVLIGLAALAISSDERRPWILPFGFTVHAAAVSACWKSLPPAAASGWFYIDQLDLVVLSLSSALFVICSIYCLEYLRLRKDRHNRLFTACLSFILAAVTLVCVSRHMGLLWVGMEAATLAAAPLVHFNHNERSLEATWKYLMMGSLGIGLALLGTFFLALSALPYQGPGDPLVIDTLLSRAGTLSVPWLKGAFIFLLVGYGTKMGLAPLHSWKPDTYGEAPGVAGVILAGVVTSTAFLGILRAFQVCAAAGLADFARDLLVLMGLLSIATAAAFIIGQRDFKRMLAYSSVEHMGILALGVGLGPAGSSAALLHLINNGLTKGVLFLAAGNIHRAFGGKTMDHARGALRRAPISATLFLLGFVAITGSPPFAPFVSEFSILRAAVNGGRLGVAIGFVALLAVIFIGMATTVLSVVYGVPPDKESKQAARGDSPLLVAAPMAFMAGVVFLGLWLPGWLTSVLGDAARLLNGSQP; translated from the coding sequence ATGCCGATTTACTTACTCCTTGTAGGCATACCCGTCCTCATCGGTCTGGCGGCGCTTGCCATTAGCAGCGATGAGCGCCGGCCGTGGATTCTTCCCTTCGGCTTTACCGTCCACGCCGCGGCCGTCTCCGCCTGCTGGAAGAGCCTTCCGCCGGCCGCCGCCTCCGGCTGGTTCTACATCGACCAGCTCGACTTGGTGGTCCTGAGCCTGTCGAGCGCGCTGTTCGTCATCTGCTCGATTTACTGCCTGGAGTATTTGCGCCTGCGCAAGGACAGGCATAACCGCCTCTTCACGGCGTGCCTCTCCTTCATCCTGGCCGCCGTAACGCTGGTGTGCGTGAGCCGCCACATGGGACTCCTCTGGGTGGGGATGGAAGCGGCGACGCTGGCCGCAGCACCGCTGGTTCATTTCAACCACAACGAGCGATCCCTGGAGGCGACCTGGAAGTACCTCATGATGGGCTCGCTCGGCATCGGACTGGCCCTCCTCGGGACCTTCTTCCTCGCTCTCTCGGCCCTGCCTTACCAGGGGCCCGGCGACCCGCTCGTCATCGACACGTTGCTCTCCAGGGCCGGGACGCTGTCGGTGCCGTGGCTTAAGGGGGCGTTTATTTTCCTGTTGGTGGGCTACGGAACGAAAATGGGCCTGGCACCTCTTCATTCTTGGAAGCCGGATACCTATGGCGAGGCGCCGGGCGTGGCGGGCGTTATACTGGCGGGGGTCGTCACCAGCACGGCGTTTCTCGGGATACTGAGGGCGTTCCAGGTCTGCGCCGCGGCCGGGCTGGCCGATTTCGCGCGAGATCTGCTCGTTTTGATGGGCCTGCTCTCCATCGCGACGGCGGCCGCGTTCATCATAGGCCAGCGCGATTTTAAGAGGATGCTGGCTTACTCCAGCGTGGAGCACATGGGCATACTGGCCCTCGGCGTGGGTCTGGGCCCGGCGGGGAGCTCGGCGGCGCTCCTCCACCTCATCAACAATGGCCTCACCAAGGGCGTCCTGTTCCTCGCTGCCGGCAACATCCACCGCGCCTTCGGCGGAAAGACCATGGATCACGCGCGCGGCGCGCTGCGCCGCGCGCCGATCTCCGCGACGCTATTCCTTCTGGGCTTCGTGGCGATCACGGGATCCCCGCCCTTCGCCCCGTTTGTCAGCGAGTTTTCCATATTGCGCGCGGCCGTCAACGGCGGCCGTCTCGGCGTGGCCATCGGCTTTGTCGCTTTGCTCGCCGTCATCTTCATCGGCATGGCCACGACCGTCCTTTCGGTCGTCTACGGCGTGCCGCCGGACAAGGAGTCCAAGCAGGCCGCGCGGGGCGATTCCCCGCTGTTGGTGGCGGCCCCCATGGCCTTCATGGCTGGCGTCGTCTTTCTCGGCCTGTGGCTGCCGGGCTGGCTCACCTCGGTCCTCGGCGACGCCGCGCGGCTTCTCAACGGGAGCCAGCCATGA
- a CDS encoding heme-copper oxidase subunit III, translating into MEIAAATEESSWSEADAGRLGLWLFILSEIMLFGAFFASYVSTRLGNADCALGVSAWPEAGHLPGLTLAALNTVLLLTSSYTMVRAILGAQRGNRARFRANLIATILLGAGFLAVKACEYSLKISHGYYPGSELAKANPGLSIFLSYYYLMTSLHALHVVVGLVWNSVVLSVPDNAPAEVLARKAEYAGIYWHFVDVVWVFLFPLFYLI; encoded by the coding sequence ATGGAGATCGCGGCCGCCACTGAAGAGTCATCATGGAGCGAGGCAGATGCCGGCAGGCTGGGGCTTTGGCTTTTTATTCTTTCGGAGATCATGCTGTTTGGAGCATTCTTCGCTTCCTACGTCAGCACGCGGCTGGGCAACGCCGACTGCGCGCTGGGTGTGAGCGCTTGGCCCGAGGCCGGACACCTGCCGGGGTTGACGCTGGCCGCGCTCAACACCGTTCTCCTCCTGACAAGTTCTTACACCATGGTGCGGGCCATCTTGGGCGCGCAGCGCGGCAACCGCGCGCGATTCCGCGCCAATCTCATAGCGACGATCCTGCTCGGCGCCGGCTTTCTTGCGGTCAAAGCTTGCGAATACTCCCTCAAGATATCTCATGGGTACTACCCTGGTTCCGAACTCGCCAAGGCCAACCCCGGGCTTTCGATATTCCTTTCCTATTACTATCTCATGACGAGCCTGCACGCCCTGCACGTCGTGGTCGGTCTGGTCTGGAACTCCGTTGTGCTCTCGGTGCCAGATAACGCCCCCGCCGAAGTTCTGGCGCGCAAGGCCGAATACGCGGGAATCTACTGGCATTTTGTCGATGTCGTCTGGGTTTTTCTTTTTCCGCTGTTCTACCTGATATAA
- a CDS encoding NADH-quinone oxidoreductase subunit H has product METLKLVASYLTIVLLVPPVMLGIINKTKAAVAGRKGPPVLQPLHDTIKLLGKGAVYSETTTWVFRLGPVVSLSAAIAAACLVPLAGAPLVSFNGDAILFAYLFALGRFVTVAAALDTGSSFEGMGASREVAFASLAEPALILAFASLAYRAGELSLARMFAPHGGPSAAASTLLALGSLFVVLLAENSRIPIDDPNTHLELTMIHEVMVLDHGGPDLAFILHGAGLKLVLMTSLLVRLILPEIPLLGAAGSLLIGLAAAAAAIGLVESSMARLRLVRVPQLLVAAICAAAFGLILTLR; this is encoded by the coding sequence ATGGAAACTCTAAAGCTCGTCGCGTCTTATCTCACGATCGTGCTGCTGGTGCCGCCAGTCATGCTCGGGATCATCAACAAGACGAAAGCCGCGGTCGCGGGGCGCAAGGGTCCGCCGGTCTTGCAGCCGCTCCATGACACGATCAAGCTCCTGGGCAAGGGGGCGGTTTATAGCGAAACGACGACCTGGGTGTTCCGCCTTGGCCCCGTCGTTTCGCTCTCCGCCGCCATCGCGGCGGCTTGTTTGGTTCCGCTGGCCGGCGCCCCGCTGGTCTCCTTCAATGGCGACGCGATCCTCTTCGCCTATCTGTTCGCGCTGGGCCGTTTCGTCACGGTGGCTGCGGCCCTGGACACCGGATCGAGCTTCGAGGGCATGGGCGCAAGCCGCGAAGTGGCCTTCGCCAGCCTCGCCGAGCCGGCGCTGATCCTGGCCTTCGCCAGCCTCGCGTACCGCGCCGGAGAGCTCTCCCTGGCTCGCATGTTCGCGCCCCACGGCGGCCCCAGCGCCGCGGCGAGCACTCTCCTGGCCCTCGGCAGCCTATTCGTGGTGCTGCTGGCGGAGAACTCCAGAATTCCCATCGACGATCCGAACACGCACCTCGAGTTGACGATGATCCACGAGGTCATGGTCTTGGATCACGGCGGGCCGGATTTGGCCTTCATCCTTCATGGCGCGGGGCTTAAGCTCGTGCTGATGACGAGCCTGCTCGTGCGCCTGATCCTGCCGGAGATCCCGCTGTTGGGCGCTGCGGGCTCGCTCCTGATCGGTCTGGCCGCCGCGGCGGCGGCGATAGGCTTGGTGGAATCGAGCATGGCGCGGCTGCGGCTGGTCAGGGTGCCTCAGCTGTTGGTGGCCGCGATCTGCGCCGCGGCGTTCGGGCTCATCTTGACCTTGAGATAG
- a CDS encoding 2-oxoacid:acceptor oxidoreductase family protein, with product MFEIRFHGRGGQGTVLAAKILAEAVLRQGEKQCLAIPEFGVERRGAPVAAYARLSDKPILVRTRIYEPDALVVLDPTLYASDILKGLKPGGLVLTNAESASLPLLAARAPGLCWVGVPALRIARELKLGSAANPVVNTAMCGAAAAVLKLCALEPLLFCVREAVPAKAEENAEAARRAYDFVLGARHAFS from the coding sequence ATGTTTGAGATTCGCTTCCATGGCCGCGGCGGCCAAGGAACGGTGCTGGCAGCCAAGATCCTGGCCGAGGCGGTCTTGCGCCAAGGGGAGAAGCAGTGCCTGGCCATTCCCGAGTTCGGGGTGGAGCGCCGCGGGGCTCCCGTCGCCGCCTACGCCCGCCTGAGCGATAAGCCCATCCTCGTGCGCACCCGCATCTACGAGCCGGATGCCTTGGTCGTGCTCGACCCGACCTTGTACGCCTCGGACATCCTCAAGGGACTCAAGCCCGGCGGCTTGGTGCTCACCAACGCCGAGAGCGCGTCCCTGCCGCTCCTGGCCGCGCGCGCGCCTGGGCTGTGCTGGGTGGGGGTGCCGGCCCTGCGCATCGCGCGGGAGCTCAAGCTGGGCTCGGCCGCCAACCCCGTCGTCAACACGGCCATGTGCGGCGCCGCGGCCGCGGTTTTAAAGCTTTGCGCGCTCGAGCCTCTGCTCTTCTGCGTGCGCGAGGCGGTGCCGGCCAAGGCGGAGGAGAACGCCGAGGCGGCGCGGCGCGCCTACGATTTCGTCCTGGGGGCGCGGCATGCCTTTTCTTGA
- a CDS encoding cytochrome C oxidase subunit IV family protein, producing MNQPINETESEDGISLAVYVALLALTAATLAAGMLGRNGRLMAISIAVIIASLKASLIGFYYMGLRRERALTWVILGAGVLAVMILLVGIFPDLTFRRL from the coding sequence ATGAACCAGCCTATCAACGAAACGGAGTCGGAAGACGGCATCAGCCTCGCCGTATATGTCGCTCTCCTCGCCCTGACGGCCGCCACGCTCGCGGCCGGCATGCTGGGGCGCAACGGCCGATTGATGGCCATCTCCATCGCCGTCATCATCGCCTCTCTCAAGGCGAGCCTGATTGGTTTCTACTACATGGGACTCCGCCGCGAACGGGCTCTGACTTGGGTCATTCTGGGCGCGGGAGTGCTCGCGGTGATGATCCTGCTGGTTGGGATATTCCCAGACCTGACCTTCCGGAGGCTCTGA
- a CDS encoding hydrogenase, with translation MEQLSQLILAFIVFLSLYLLGSSSLTGCIKIVALQGMCLGLLPLTIHAGGFHPRALLLASGMFILKGMVIPRILMYAIREVKIRREVGPMVGYTPSLLLGAALIGVSFVLAERLPVPPGLRTSLLIPVSLSTVMMGMLMMISRIKAVTQVIGYLVFENGIYLFGLAISYEIPWLIEMGVLLDVFVAVFVMGIVINHIARAFDSISTEKLTRLSD, from the coding sequence ATGGAACAGCTCTCCCAACTCATCCTTGCCTTCATCGTCTTCCTGAGTCTGTACCTGCTGGGCTCCTCCTCTCTGACGGGCTGCATCAAGATCGTGGCGCTGCAAGGGATGTGCCTGGGGCTCTTGCCCTTGACCATCCACGCGGGAGGGTTCCATCCCCGGGCCCTCCTGCTTGCCTCTGGAATGTTCATCCTGAAAGGCATGGTGATTCCGCGCATCTTGATGTACGCGATCCGCGAGGTCAAGATCCGGCGCGAGGTAGGGCCGATGGTGGGGTACACCCCGTCGCTGCTGCTCGGAGCGGCCCTCATCGGCGTGTCCTTCGTTCTCGCCGAGCGCCTTCCCGTGCCGCCCGGCCTTCGGACGAGCCTTCTGATCCCCGTTTCGCTCTCCACCGTCATGATGGGAATGTTGATGATGATCAGCCGGATCAAGGCGGTGACCCAGGTCATCGGCTACCTCGTCTTTGAGAACGGCATCTATCTTTTCGGCCTGGCGATCTCCTACGAGATTCCCTGGCTCATCGAGATGGGAGTCCTGCTCGATGTCTTCGTCGCCGTGTTCGTCATGGGAATCGTCATCAACCACATCGCGAGGGCCTTCGATTCCATAAGCACCGAGAAACTGACGAGGCTGAGCGACTAG
- a CDS encoding rRNA methyltransferase encodes MMLHICQAGYETFAAKELGTKPQRSGPGWVAGPEAAGEQCFTHLCLREPAAAGGASLNALAGGIADFFLASVRRERFETPWPFVAESAGLPGLGRRTKGVAEEALARIRARMSRVAKLAVPGRPRIGPARGLFIYLTAFDAAFIAREAVCGGQRRMADDPRAPSRSYLKIEEAYGLLAQEPAPGETVVDLGAAPGGWSYSAAKRGARVCAVDNGPLKGGALHPEIRHLESDAFSFEPECSVDWLFCDMVEDPDRVLGLVGRWLKHRWCRRLVVNLKFGRLDPLTLARRCGEVRARCRLSRLRHLYHDREELTLAAEAA; translated from the coding sequence ATGATGCTGCACATCTGCCAGGCCGGATATGAGACCTTCGCGGCCAAAGAACTCGGCACCAAGCCGCAGCGGAGCGGGCCTGGCTGGGTCGCGGGGCCTGAGGCGGCTGGAGAACAATGCTTCACCCACCTCTGCCTGCGCGAGCCTGCCGCGGCAGGCGGCGCCTCGCTGAACGCCCTGGCCGGAGGCATTGCCGACTTTTTCCTCGCTTCCGTGCGCCGGGAACGTTTCGAGACCCCCTGGCCCTTCGTCGCGGAGTCCGCCGGCTTGCCGGGGCTTGGGCGCCGGACAAAGGGAGTGGCCGAGGAGGCTCTGGCAAGGATCAGGGCGCGCATGTCACGAGTGGCCAAGCTCGCGGTCCCGGGGCGCCCTCGCATCGGCCCAGCGAGGGGCCTCTTCATCTATCTGACAGCATTCGACGCGGCCTTTATCGCGCGCGAGGCAGTCTGCGGCGGCCAGCGGCGCATGGCCGACGACCCCCGCGCGCCCTCGCGCTCATACCTAAAGATCGAGGAAGCCTACGGCTTGCTCGCCCAAGAGCCCGCTCCCGGAGAGACCGTGGTGGACCTCGGCGCGGCCCCCGGCGGCTGGAGTTACAGCGCCGCCAAGCGCGGCGCGCGGGTCTGCGCGGTGGACAACGGCCCGCTCAAGGGCGGGGCGCTGCACCCGGAAATCCGCCATCTCGAGTCCGACGCTTTCTCTTTCGAACCGGAGTGCTCTGTCGACTGGCTTTTCTGCGACATGGTCGAGGACCCCGATCGCGTCCTGGGTCTGGTGGGGCGCTGGCTCAAGCACCGCTGGTGCCGCCGGCTGGTGGTCAACCTTAAGTTCGGGCGGCTCGATCCATTGACCCTGGCGCGGCGCTGCGGCGAAGTCCGCGCGCGCTGCAGACTCTCCCGGCTGCGGCATCTCTACCATGATCGCGAGGAGCTTACTTTGGCCGCGGAAGCCGCATGA
- a CDS encoding PTS sugar transporter subunit IIA, which translates to MDISLRDAAKMLNVSESTLSRWINEECLPAFMINGHYRFNRVDLLEWANHRKIPAAALYRLSESADAPCQLASLLEGNIHYDVPGDDKKAVIAAVAERLPLASVGDKALAAQALWDREAKGATIIDGIAIPHARSPLVFRVDRPALSLCFLKKPVSFESQGAAPVRVVWTLVSPTVRAHLAILAKVASALHDAEFRRLLDKPAPETELLACARRMP; encoded by the coding sequence ATGGACATAAGCCTGCGCGACGCCGCCAAGATGCTCAACGTCTCCGAGTCCACGCTTTCAAGATGGATCAACGAGGAATGCCTGCCGGCCTTCATGATCAACGGCCACTACCGGTTCAACCGCGTTGACCTGCTGGAGTGGGCGAATCATCGCAAGATCCCGGCGGCGGCGCTTTACCGCTTGTCCGAATCCGCGGACGCCCCCTGCCAACTCGCTTCGTTGCTGGAGGGAAACATCCACTACGACGTTCCAGGCGACGACAAGAAGGCCGTGATCGCGGCGGTGGCGGAGCGTCTGCCTCTGGCGAGTGTCGGCGACAAGGCCCTGGCGGCGCAGGCGCTTTGGGACCGGGAGGCCAAGGGAGCGACGATCATCGATGGCATCGCCATCCCGCATGCGCGCAGTCCCCTCGTCTTCCGCGTGGACCGGCCCGCCCTGTCTCTTTGTTTTCTAAAGAAGCCGGTGTCGTTCGAATCGCAGGGCGCCGCCCCGGTTCGGGTCGTCTGGACTCTGGTGAGCCCCACCGTTCGCGCTCATCTCGCCATCCTCGCCAAGGTCGCCTCCGCCCTGCATGACGCCGAATTTAGGCGCCTGCTCGACAAGCCCGCTCCCGAGACGGAGCTTCTTGCCTGCGCGAGGCGGATGCCATGA
- a CDS encoding winged helix-turn-helix transcriptional regulator — translation MPNNEELVFRIKADFLKSLAHPVRLEVIEYLKNKESSVGEMVRELGVEQSGLSKHLAILRQAGILSSRQEKVTVYYFVRDREIFSVLRPIAEILRKKLAESNEVLAHLARV, via the coding sequence GTGCCGAACAATGAAGAGCTGGTCTTCAGGATCAAGGCGGACTTCCTCAAGTCCCTGGCCCACCCCGTTCGTCTCGAGGTCATCGAATACTTGAAGAACAAGGAATCCTCCGTGGGCGAGATGGTGAGGGAGCTGGGGGTGGAGCAGTCGGGTCTCTCCAAGCACCTGGCCATCCTGCGGCAAGCCGGAATCCTCTCTTCGCGCCAGGAAAAAGTGACGGTCTACTACTTTGTCCGCGATCGCGAAATATTCAGCGTCCTGAGGCCGATCGCGGAAATTCTACGCAAGAAGCTCGCGGAGAGCAACGAGGTGCTGGCGCATCTGGCCAGAGTCTGA
- the ssb gene encoding single-stranded DNA-binding protein, which translates to MANLNKVMLIGRLTRDPEVKSFANGGKVANIGFAVNNRRKSPETGQWEDVPVWVDLKAFNRESGRKLADLAQQHLRKGQQVYIEGHLVLEEWTGKEDGKKQSKMRIVVDDMQFLERREDSGGRGAPSSQEALAKGPDSGDGGIEEVPF; encoded by the coding sequence GTGGCGAACTTGAACAAGGTCATGCTGATCGGGCGTCTTACCCGCGATCCAGAGGTGAAGTCGTTTGCCAACGGCGGTAAGGTCGCCAATATCGGCTTTGCCGTCAACAATCGGAGGAAGAGCCCGGAGACCGGCCAATGGGAGGATGTTCCCGTCTGGGTGGACCTGAAGGCCTTTAACCGCGAATCGGGGCGCAAGTTGGCCGACCTCGCGCAACAGCATCTTCGCAAGGGCCAGCAAGTCTATATAGAGGGGCATCTGGTGCTCGAGGAGTGGACGGGCAAGGAAGACGGAAAGAAGCAGTCGAAGATGCGGATTGTCGTCGATGACATGCAGTTCTTGGAGAGACGCGAGGACAGCGGAGGCCGCGGCGCGCCGTCTTCGCAGGAGGCTCTGGCGAAGGGTCCGGACTCCGGCGACGGGGGCATTGAAGAGGTTCCTTTCTAA
- a CDS encoding NADH-quinone oxidoreductase subunit C, translated as MSPTSRFASIRNGESVAVSKVPVVPIEDFRSGILKMAAAKHRLCALFCQANGGRAPAGLFAALADDLGGKLYLAASEPAASYPSLTPDLPQAHLFEREIHENSGVVPEGHPWLKPVRRALPDKVPFFQEQGDEVHEVAVGPIHAGIIEPGHFRFQCHGETVHHLEIQLGYQHRGAERLLGEGPDRRSLSVAESICGDTAVAHAWAHCMLCEALAGTSVSLRAEALRAVALETERLSNHIGDLGAISNDIGYLPATAYFGRMRGEFLNMLLLVCGNRYGKGMLKPGGAIFDIPDGMRVKMLETVRRSVAQVKEVADMFFGEPSVISRLEDTGTVSRKVCEDLGLVGVCARAAGVDRDARQDHPFGFFRFRHIPVIKLDSGDVFARAMVRFLEAQRSLEFLGSLLQHLPEGGAVSPCGALAGGRVSVSLVEGWRGEVCHVAKTRGDGRFEWYKVVDPSFHNWMGLAMALRGGEISDFPLCNKSFNLSYAGHDL; from the coding sequence ATGAGCCCGACATCTCGCTTCGCGTCGATCAGGAACGGCGAGTCGGTCGCCGTCTCGAAGGTTCCGGTCGTGCCCATCGAGGATTTCCGGTCCGGCATCCTCAAGATGGCCGCGGCCAAGCACCGCCTCTGCGCGCTATTTTGCCAGGCCAATGGCGGGCGCGCGCCCGCCGGCCTGTTCGCGGCGCTGGCCGACGACCTCGGCGGCAAATTGTATCTCGCGGCGTCTGAGCCGGCGGCGAGCTACCCCTCCCTGACGCCCGACCTGCCCCAGGCGCATCTTTTCGAGCGGGAGATCCACGAAAATTCCGGCGTGGTTCCGGAGGGCCATCCCTGGCTTAAGCCCGTGCGCCGCGCCTTGCCGGACAAGGTCCCGTTCTTCCAGGAACAGGGGGACGAGGTGCACGAGGTGGCCGTGGGCCCGATCCACGCCGGTATCATCGAGCCGGGGCATTTCCGGTTCCAGTGCCACGGAGAAACGGTGCACCATCTTGAGATACAGCTTGGCTATCAGCACCGCGGAGCGGAGCGCCTGCTGGGCGAGGGGCCGGACCGCCGTTCGCTTTCGGTCGCCGAGTCCATCTGCGGCGACACGGCCGTGGCCCACGCCTGGGCGCATTGCATGCTTTGCGAGGCGCTTGCCGGGACGTCGGTGAGCCTGCGGGCCGAGGCGCTGCGGGCCGTCGCCTTGGAGACAGAGCGGCTTTCCAACCACATCGGGGATCTCGGCGCGATCAGCAACGACATCGGCTACCTGCCGGCCACGGCCTATTTCGGCCGCATGCGCGGCGAGTTCCTGAACATGCTGCTGCTGGTGTGCGGAAATCGCTACGGGAAAGGCATGCTCAAGCCGGGCGGCGCGATTTTCGACATCCCGGACGGCATGCGGGTCAAGATGCTCGAGACGGTGAGGCGCTCCGTGGCGCAGGTCAAAGAGGTCGCGGACATGTTCTTCGGCGAGCCCTCCGTCATTTCCCGCCTCGAGGACACGGGAACGGTGTCCAGGAAGGTTTGCGAGGATCTGGGGCTCGTCGGCGTCTGCGCCCGCGCGGCCGGAGTGGATCGCGACGCGCGGCAGGACCACCCTTTCGGGTTTTTTCGCTTCAGGCACATCCCGGTCATCAAGCTCGACTCTGGCGACGTCTTTGCCCGAGCGATGGTGCGTTTCCTGGAGGCGCAGAGATCCCTTGAGTTTCTGGGCTCGCTCTTGCAGCATCTTCCGGAGGGAGGCGCTGTAAGTCCGTGCGGGGCCTTGGCGGGCGGGCGGGTGTCGGTTTCCCTGGTCGAAGGCTGGCGCGGCGAGGTCTGCCACGTGGCCAAGACCCGGGGAGACGGCCGATTCGAGTGGTACAAGGTCGTCGATCCATCCTTCCATAATTGGATGGGGTTGGCGATGGCCTTGCGCGGGGGGGAAATCTCCGATTTTCCTCTCTGCAACAAGAGCTTCAATCTCTCCTACGCGGGGCACGACTTGTAG
- a CDS encoding Rrf2 family transcriptional regulator has product MARCLNLTRTGEYAIAALARLALSLNASDSAPTSVRTLAQEQEIPKSFLSKILAQCVKAGIARSKKGPDGGVVLARPPEEISLLAIIEACEGSYWRELCVFYPARRCDGPRCEVYCPLREKEERVRNELGQTTLADMAKALQKHPYPNMEHI; this is encoded by the coding sequence ATGGCAAGATGCCTTAATTTAACGCGAACGGGCGAGTACGCCATAGCCGCCTTGGCCCGGCTGGCCCTGTCATTGAACGCCTCGGATTCGGCGCCTACATCGGTGCGAACCTTGGCGCAGGAACAGGAAATCCCGAAGAGCTTTCTCTCCAAGATCCTGGCGCAGTGCGTCAAAGCCGGCATCGCTCGATCCAAGAAGGGACCCGACGGAGGAGTCGTCTTGGCTCGACCTCCCGAAGAAATATCCCTCTTAGCCATTATCGAGGCCTGCGAGGGAAGTTACTGGAGGGAGCTTTGCGTTTTTTATCCGGCGCGCCGCTGCGACGGGCCCCGTTGCGAGGTTTATTGCCCGCTACGGGAGAAAGAAGAAAGGGTGCGCAACGAGCTGGGGCAAACGACGTTGGCCGACATGGCTAAAGCCTTGCAAAAACACCCTTATCCCAATATGGAACACATCTAG